The segment GCTTGCATTCACATTTCCTGCGGGTGCAGCCCCGATGCGACTGGAGCGAGTTGCTTTCAAGCCTCTTCGGCTAAACGACGGAGGTCGCTATAACGCTTTGCCCTTGGATGGGCATTTTGATGACGGACTTACACGTGAGTCATTCTACGGGACCATTTCCTAACAACCTTCCCTTTTATTTTCAGGAGAATGAAATGAGTGGACTCGATAACACACCCGGTATGGGTGACGAATTCAAGAAAGCCAATCAGAAAGAGAAGCCCCTTGAACATGATGCGATCGACTGGGAGTTGACTGAAGAGCCGGAAATCGAGCCTTCTGAGCTTCATCCAACGCTTGAATTCAGGCCAGGCGGACAGCTTGAACGTGACGTGCATGCCGAGATCGATGAGGCCGCTCGCCGATCGATCATTGAAGCTCAGGAGCGGGGGCGTCAAGAAGAGCCTGAGTTTGAAACGATGCGGGAGGAATGGGACGAAGTCTCTTCAAGAGAATACGAAGACTTCTGTGCGGAACGTGACTGGGACGCTTACCAGAATCGCCTGGAAGATGATCGGGCAGAGCGTTTCAATCGCGAAAGCTCCGAGCACGATCATGAACACTAGATTGGAGCCAGCTATGAACGAAGTCATCCAACGTATTGAACAACAACTAAGAAACCAATTCGATGAGTTGCGAACTCAAGAAGACCAACTCAAGGAGCAATTGTTAGATGTTCAGGAAGTTCGGGAGCAGTTGGGAGTAACATTGACCGAACTTAAATCCAAAGCACTCCGGCGTCAGCGGCGAAAGCAAAAATGTTCTCATGATGAAGTTCGTGGCATTATCAAAGCGGTCTTGGCAGACGGAAAGAGTCTGGAAACAAGTGAGCTTCAGGAGAGCGTGAAGGACCAAATTAAGAATTGTGGCAATTCAATCAACGGCTTCGCGCGAGTCTTTAAGGCAATACTCAAAACGAGCCTTGTTGTGGAAGTCGCGCCAGGTGTCGTTCGCCTACAGGACAACGCCGACTTAGCCATCCCTCATGCAGATGTCACTGAAAGATAGTTCAACCATTTCAGATCCATGCGGAATTGTTCTCATCCACGATTGAGGTTAATCATGAACGAAATCATTGCACGACTAGAACGAATTGAAAGCCTTCTGTTCGACCTTTCTTCTGAACGTGTACGGAAGGAGTATTACACCATATCTGAGGTCGCGCAGATCGTAGGACGATCTGAGTACACTGTTCGGGAGTGGGCCAGGCATCATCGCATTCTCGCCGAAAAGAGCCGCGTTGGCTGTGGTAATTCGACTGAATGGCGAGTGAGCCATGAGGAACTGACCCGCATTCAGAACGAAGGGCCGCTTCCTATCCGAAAGCAAATTGGGTAGCCGCACAGTTCTCCGACGAAAGAACGAACAAAAGCAGGCAGGTAAGACAAGTACCTGCTGGGAAAGTGATGTGAGGTGCAATCGCCCCAGTCCGCTTTTCTTTCCTCATAGCTATTCTCGTTTTTTCCAGACAAGCTTGCACTTAGGGTTTCGCGCACGAAATTCAACTAACTGAGCTTCAGTTAGTTCGGTATTGCCTAAGTCTAAGTATTCAAACTGGTCCATAGACAAAAGGGTTTCAATTGAATACACCGACAGGTTAGTATCTCCAACAGAAAGACTCTTGAGCTCCGTAAGTTTAGCTAACTCCCACGTACACTTCGAAGTGTACCTGTCTCCGAAATAAGACAAGGATACGATGCGGCCATTCCGGTCCATCTCCCAATCCCATTCAAATCCGCCGACCACCATTAATCGGTCTAAGGTATCGGAGTCACCCCTCGCTAAGTATGACTTTAAAGCTAGAGTGGTGAATCCGACCGCCGCAATGAGTATCAGCATGTGCCATAATCGGAAACGAATTAAGAAGCGACGAATCATGTTCGAATTATCTGGCCAATCTTCGCACTATAAGGACATGTTTAACGGCTAAAACTTGAAGGCTCAAAGGAGACGGCAATCCCCAAAGCCAAAAAGTGGTTCATTTCGGCATTAGAATCGATCACGGCTTGCCTTGCCTTTCCGAGCATGGAAGACCAAGGATGGTTTGCTACAAATGTCGATCGCGTTCGTCAATCTATGCTTACAAAGTTTATGCAAAAAATGTTTGGACTGCACCTATTTATTGTCGCCAGGTTTAACGCCGATCGAAAGCGCAATTGAGAAGTTTTGGGGAGGTATTGCACCATGGTATCCTGGAAGAATCTTAATTCCTGGATAGTTTTTAAGTTGAAACCAATTGTTGTCATCAATTGAATTTGGAGTATCAAAAGGCGTTAACACGTTAAAAAACTCTTGTTTTTCAGTAGTATGCTTACCCTCTTGGTCCTTTTTCAGTTTGAAGGTCGACCATTTCGATGTTCGGACACGGGCTATGCGGTCCACCAATGTCAACCGACATAATATGGCTTCCATGTTCATAGGATCTGGAATTGCCTCTCTGACAATCCACACTTCTCGAATGCTTGTGAGTGTTAATTCTATCTCTCTAACGCTCGTCCTCGTGCCCTGAGTAATCTCCTGTTTTGTGACCGATGGATTAAAGCCGTCTTCACCTCTTTGTATTTCAGGGCCCAGGACAATATCGTTCTCCTTTAGATGGCCCCATTTACTACGATCTAGAGGGAGTAGTTTGGTTTTTCTAACTTTAAGATCGATGTTTGTTTTATTCTTAGGGTATCCGATCGAATACCAAAACTCTTTGGAGTAGGTCACCTCGCTTGTTGTTTCTTCGAAAAAACCTACTTGCAATCCACTGGGGTCGGTTGAATCTAGGGACGCGTTTTTAACATACCGAGCAAGATTCTCATCCCCTGCTTCAAATCCAATCGGGTCTTCACTAATCCAACGGCCAATGGTGGGATCGAACATGGAACTGATCTCCGTTAACGATTAAAAGTCTTCCAATGCGGCATCCGTATCCCGGTCCGCCCAACTCTTCATAATGAATTCGTATTGCTTTCGAGCTTGTGGGAACGATCTCTTTTCCCACCACGCTGCAGGACGCTTTGTGTTCCCGCCCTGGCGACGGTAAACGACGTTCAATAAGTTTCCCGCACCATCGATTTCATGGAACATCGCTCGCGACTCAATCGACGCCATGAGCGTTGCTACTGCGGAATGTCCACGGTAATTGGGATCGTCCGGATCGGTGCGTTGAGCTTCTTGATAACTGGCTAGTGAGTCGGTGAAGCGGCGGTTATCTGTCAGGCAATGGCCACGCAGTGCAAAGAACGCCGCGTTTTCCTGTTCTTCATTCATATTGCGTAACAGGTAGGTCGCCTGAGTATCTTGATGGGTCATTGCTTTGGGCCAACGATGGTAATGCCGATCATCAAGTGCCCGAAAGCCTGGCGATGTTGTCTCAATGTTGAAACGGTCTGAACAATCTTCCCACCGAACAAAAGTATGGCCAATTGACTTGACCAAGTAGAGAGGATATCCAAGGCAGCGTCCAACAACGGTAAAGAGCACGGGAAGGGAATTGCAGGTGCCTCGCCGTTCGTAAATCACTCCATGCAAAAACAGACGCTGTGAGTCATCGAACAGGGCATCGTCTTCAAGTGGAATCTCTTTCCATGTTTGGTCGTAGCCGATGCCCAGGTCTCTTTGCAAATACGTTGTCAGGCAGAGCATACGAAAGCGAGCTTCTGTTTCCTCGAATTGTTCTGGGCTGCTCTGGAAGCGTGGCATCAATCGCAGGGTGAATTTTTCGACTTGATGAGCCCATTCCGCGAGTTCTTCAAGGCACTCATCAATATCAAGCATCTCGGCTCCCGGCAATTCAACCGCGCAACTGAGATTTCGCTTAGCCAGTGAAAGTCCATGCTGAAGAGCTTGAGCGTCCATGGTAACCGTCGATTATCCTGATGAGATCCCCTATAGGGCTAGTGACTGCCCCCTGGTACACGCCTTGATAACCGGACGGAGGGGGAATTGCAACCAATTTGGTCGTATTTGCCAATATTGGGCAGTCGCCGAAAGCACCGCGATTCTCTTCAACCGAAAACCGATTGGATTGCGGCCTGTTTCACATCAGGCAGAAGGTGACGATAGCGTCGTCGAATCTCTTCGCTCGTGTGTCCTACAAATTCATCGATCAATCGCTGGTCGACGCCCTGTGATGCCAGGTTGCTGATAAAGCTGTGGCGGAAACAGTGCCATCCTCGGAGCACTTTCCATTTGCTGCTTTGCAGCGTGCGGTTGAAATGGTCTTGGGCTTCGTCGCCGGTGATGGGACGAACATTCGATTTTCGCGTCCGGCTCCGGGCCATCTCTCCAAAGCAAAACGTGTGCCCTCCTCCTGGATGATGGTTTTCAAGCCAATCGTCCAGTGCCGTTCTCAGCCGCCCGGAAATCGGGACGCGGCGTGTCGATTCCTGTCCCTTCCTTCGCTTCTTCTCGCGAATCAGCAGCGTATCCCGCTGAATGTCGCCGATTTGCGAACGCAGTATTTCGCTACGGCGTGCCCCGGTATGAGCCGCTATCACGAACATCGGGTAAATGAACGGATGCCGGGCCTGCTCTTGGACAAAATTGAGGATCTCTTCAGTCTCCTCGACGCGAAGGTAGAGACAATCCCAGTAGGCTTTCGCCTCGACTTCTTCCATACCTTGCACCAAGGGCTCAATCTCGTCCCAGGTTTGAAACGGAGGATGTTCAACTGTCTTTGGCATTCGTAACCCCTTGTTGGGGAACGAGCCTGATACAAGCTTGTGGTCGATTGCCCAGTTCCAGACGACGCGGAATGTAGCGATCTCCTTCTTGATCGTCGTTGCTCCGACCTTCTTGCCACGTTGGCCGTCATCTTGGCTACGTGCTCGGACGTAGCCCTGCAGATCGCTCAGGGAGAGTCTTAGAATGTCTAGTTTGCCGCCCAACTTATTGACCAAGTGCCGCTGATGGATTTTCATCGTCGCGAGCGTATTGTTCTCCAGGGAGTTTTCGGGGATCTCCTGGAAGAATTTTTCGAATAGCTCGCTAAGCGTCAGACGAAGAAGCTGCGGTTTTTGATTAATGCGACCATCAGATAACAGGAAGGTGGCGACATCGGCATCATCAGGCACGACGAGCCGCCCTGCTTCCACCAGCCGCAGGTTTTCTTCTAGGCGGGACAGTCTGGATCGAGCTTCCAACTCGCTGCTCGTCTTGAGCGAACGAGAGAATTTTAACCCTCCGAAACGGAAAATAACCGCGTACTTTTTACCCCGTAATTCGAGCGATGCCATGGCAGTCCCCTGTGAGCGAAATGTTGTCCACAAAACGTCCGCAATTGGGCGTCAGGATGCTGCAAGCGCATGAAAAAAGGCTTGCGTTGAATTCTACGCAAACC is part of the Blastopirellula marina genome and harbors:
- a CDS encoding helix-turn-helix domain-containing protein — its product is MNEIIARLERIESLLFDLSSERVRKEYYTISEVAQIVGRSEYTVREWARHHRILAEKSRVGCGNSTEWRVSHEELTRIQNEGPLPIRKQIG
- a CDS encoding transglutaminase family protein; translated protein: MDAQALQHGLSLAKRNLSCAVELPGAEMLDIDECLEELAEWAHQVEKFTLRLMPRFQSSPEQFEETEARFRMLCLTTYLQRDLGIGYDQTWKEIPLEDDALFDDSQRLFLHGVIYERRGTCNSLPVLFTVVGRCLGYPLYLVKSIGHTFVRWEDCSDRFNIETTSPGFRALDDRHYHRWPKAMTHQDTQATYLLRNMNEEQENAAFFALRGHCLTDNRRFTDSLASYQEAQRTDPDDPNYRGHSAVATLMASIESRAMFHEIDGAGNLLNVVYRRQGGNTKRPAAWWEKRSFPQARKQYEFIMKSWADRDTDAALEDF
- a CDS encoding RHS repeat-associated core domain-containing protein, producing the protein MFDPTIGRWISEDPIGFEAGDENLARYVKNASLDSTDPSGLQVGFFEETTSEVTYSKEFWYSIGYPKNKTNIDLKVRKTKLLPLDRSKWGHLKENDIVLGPEIQRGEDGFNPSVTKQEITQGTRTSVREIELTLTSIREVWIVREAIPDPMNMEAILCRLTLVDRIARVRTSKWSTFKLKKDQEGKHTTEKQEFFNVLTPFDTPNSIDDNNWFQLKNYPGIKILPGYHGAIPPQNFSIALSIGVKPGDNK
- a CDS encoding tyrosine-type recombinase/integrase codes for the protein MEARSRLSRLEENLRLVEAGRLVVPDDADVATFLLSDGRINQKPQLLRLTLSELFEKFFQEIPENSLENNTLATMKIHQRHLVNKLGGKLDILRLSLSDLQGYVRARSQDDGQRGKKVGATTIKKEIATFRVVWNWAIDHKLVSGSFPNKGLRMPKTVEHPPFQTWDEIEPLVQGMEEVEAKAYWDCLYLRVEETEEILNFVQEQARHPFIYPMFVIAAHTGARRSEILRSQIGDIQRDTLLIREKKRRKGQESTRRVPISGRLRTALDDWLENHHPGGGHTFCFGEMARSRTRKSNVRPITGDEAQDHFNRTLQSSKWKVLRGWHCFRHSFISNLASQGVDQRLIDEFVGHTSEEIRRRYRHLLPDVKQAAIQSVFG